From a single Natronorubrum tibetense GA33 genomic region:
- a CDS encoding spermidine synthase, whose protein sequence is MDVRTAANYRPTKPELAVFVSGVTSMGLEILAVRLIAPQFGSHIYTVGGILTVVLAALSLGYWQGGKRASTATNREMSWLLLGTAVYVAVVIYASDFLLRYTATLALPPRYAALPAAIILFGPPTYLLGFISPYAAELSQKRGTGEASGHVYALGTIGSILGSGATTFVLIPGLSIDGIGLLFGLILVGTAVVLNLPTLPRKPVLTSVVVLLLLVAATGAGPVAIDHRGDVVYQTQTAHQELEIVDDGNERTMYLDGARHSAVDLEDPDRHVFEYTTYFHLPMLMTDDVEDVDNVLFIGGGGYTGPQDFEEQYDVDIDVVEIDPEVTDAAEDYFGLEHDENMTSHVYDGRQFLQNTDETYDLIVLDAYKQDQVPFHLTTVEFMDLVSERLTDDGIFHANVIAAPNGPAAEFYHAQQGTMDEVFPDTYAFRTSDSSAIQNIQIVATNEENGFAEADLQERNEDRELSVDLADQIDNHLGDPDPDAPVLRDDRGEVDSLLDPMLGQRYVIEETGGSPSSEPPAALAPVA, encoded by the coding sequence ATGGACGTGCGGACCGCCGCGAACTATCGACCCACGAAACCCGAACTCGCCGTCTTCGTCTCGGGGGTCACCAGCATGGGTCTCGAGATTCTGGCCGTCCGACTCATCGCCCCGCAGTTCGGCAGCCACATCTACACCGTCGGCGGGATTCTGACGGTCGTCCTCGCCGCGTTGAGCCTCGGCTACTGGCAGGGCGGGAAGCGAGCCAGCACCGCGACGAACCGGGAGATGTCGTGGCTGTTGCTCGGAACGGCGGTGTACGTCGCGGTTGTGATCTACGCGAGCGACTTTCTCCTGCGGTATACGGCGACGCTCGCGTTGCCCCCGCGGTACGCCGCGCTCCCGGCAGCGATCATCCTCTTCGGGCCGCCGACGTACCTGCTCGGCTTCATCAGCCCCTACGCCGCGGAACTCTCACAGAAGCGCGGAACCGGCGAGGCGTCGGGACACGTCTACGCGCTGGGGACGATCGGCAGCATCCTCGGCTCGGGAGCGACCACGTTCGTCCTTATTCCGGGGCTGAGTATCGACGGGATCGGGCTCCTGTTCGGACTCATCCTCGTCGGCACGGCGGTCGTACTCAACCTCCCCACGCTCCCGCGGAAACCCGTCCTCACGAGCGTCGTCGTCCTCCTCCTGCTGGTCGCCGCGACCGGTGCCGGGCCGGTCGCCATCGACCACCGCGGCGACGTCGTCTACCAGACCCAGACGGCCCATCAGGAACTCGAGATCGTCGACGACGGCAACGAGCGGACGATGTACTTAGACGGCGCGCGACATAGCGCGGTGGACCTCGAGGACCCCGACCGACACGTCTTCGAGTACACGACCTATTTTCACCTGCCGATGCTCATGACCGACGACGTCGAAGACGTCGATAACGTCCTGTTCATCGGCGGCGGTGGCTACACCGGCCCGCAGGACTTCGAGGAACAGTACGACGTCGACATCGACGTGGTCGAAATCGATCCCGAGGTCACCGACGCCGCCGAGGACTACTTCGGCCTCGAGCACGACGAGAACATGACCTCACACGTCTACGACGGTCGGCAGTTCCTCCAGAACACCGACGAAACCTACGACCTGATCGTCCTCGACGCCTACAAACAGGATCAGGTCCCCTTCCACCTGACCACCGTGGAGTTCATGGACCTCGTGAGCGAGCGGCTGACCGACGACGGCATCTTCCACGCTAACGTTATCGCCGCGCCGAACGGGCCGGCCGCGGAGTTCTATCACGCCCAGCAGGGGACGATGGACGAGGTCTTCCCCGACACGTACGCCTTCCGGACCTCCGACTCGAGTGCCATCCAGAACATCCAGATCGTGGCGACGAACGAGGAGAACGGGTTCGCCGAGGCCGACCTCCAAGAGCGCAACGAGGACCGCGAACTGAGCGTCGACCTCGCGGACCAGATCGACAACCACCTGGGCGATCCGGACCCCGACGCACCGGTCCTCCGGGACGACCGCGGCGAGGTCGACAGCTTACTCGATCCGATGCTCGGACAGCGATACGTGATCGAGGAGACGGGCGGGAGTCCCTCGAGTGAGCCGCCGGCCGCACTCGCGCCGGTAGCGTGA
- a CDS encoding CobW family GTP-binding protein, with protein MSSESGGIPVTVLSGNLGAGKTTLLNHLLKNAGERDLAVLVNDMGEVNVDAELVAEGSDLDLEDGVAELSNGCICCELQDDLETAVVRLARERDFNHLLVESSGISEPEPVARLFTTTSRVAASYDIDALVTVLDTRRFLDCFAGDEVPERQGSVAGDEDDEATRPLSDLMIEQLEVANLVLCNKTDLCSAAELEEAEALVRALQPDAEIVRTEFSAVDPDRVLGVDLFDPDRMGEIAGWQRALADESEDGDSAHDHGADGHDHTHEEHGHGHDHGHRHPDEVYGVDSVVFRARRPFHPERFASFLRELSDGIVRSKGVVWIAGRDVKIDVSHAGPSVRATTSGPWIAALPEVQQDLYRSNRPTLEWHDEHGDRRTELVFIGTDTDEDRLEASLEDCLVTDEEWGEENVLENPFPSEADDGDGVVLREP; from the coding sequence ATGTCATCCGAATCCGGCGGCATTCCCGTCACCGTACTCTCGGGGAACCTCGGCGCGGGGAAAACGACGCTCCTCAACCACCTGCTGAAGAACGCGGGCGAACGCGACCTCGCCGTCCTGGTCAACGATATGGGCGAGGTCAACGTCGACGCCGAACTGGTCGCCGAGGGCTCCGACCTCGATCTCGAGGACGGCGTCGCCGAACTCTCGAACGGCTGTATCTGCTGTGAACTGCAGGACGACCTCGAGACCGCGGTGGTTCGACTCGCCCGCGAGCGCGACTTCAATCACCTGCTCGTCGAGTCCTCGGGAATCTCGGAGCCCGAACCGGTCGCGCGGCTGTTTACGACCACCTCGCGAGTGGCCGCCAGCTACGATATCGACGCGCTCGTGACCGTCCTCGACACTCGGCGCTTTCTCGACTGCTTCGCCGGCGACGAGGTGCCCGAACGGCAGGGGTCGGTCGCGGGCGACGAAGACGACGAGGCGACGCGACCGCTCTCGGACCTCATGATCGAGCAACTCGAGGTCGCGAACCTCGTCTTGTGCAACAAGACCGACCTCTGTTCGGCCGCGGAACTCGAGGAGGCCGAAGCGCTGGTCCGAGCGCTCCAGCCGGACGCCGAGATCGTCCGCACGGAGTTCAGCGCCGTCGATCCCGACCGGGTGCTCGGCGTCGACCTCTTCGATCCGGATCGAATGGGGGAGATTGCCGGCTGGCAGCGCGCGCTGGCGGACGAGAGTGAGGATGGAGACAGCGCCCACGACCACGGAGCAGACGGCCACGACCATACGCACGAGGAACACGGCCACGGCCACGACCACGGTCACCGCCACCCCGACGAGGTCTACGGCGTCGACTCCGTCGTCTTCCGCGCCCGACGGCCGTTCCACCCCGAACGGTTCGCGTCGTTCCTCCGGGAGCTTTCCGACGGGATCGTCCGCTCGAAGGGAGTCGTCTGGATCGCCGGGCGAGACGTCAAAATAGACGTTTCCCACGCGGGACCGTCCGTCCGCGCGACCACCAGCGGTCCGTGGATCGCCGCCCTCCCGGAGGTGCAACAGGATCTCTACCGCTCCAACCGACCGACCCTCGAGTGGCACGACGAGCACGGCGACCGACGGACGGAACTGGTCTTCATCGGCACCGACACCGACGAGGATCGTCTCGAGGCGTCGCTCGAAGACTGTCTCGTCACGGACGAAGAGTGGGGCGAGGAAAACGTTCTCGAGAACCCGTTCCCGAGCGAGGCGGACGACGGCGACGGTGTCGTCCTCCGAGAACCCTGA
- a CDS encoding SRPBCC family protein: MREVTVSRVLDASPVVVARWLDPPTIVEAEGSFTVETIDEQGNATVVVASGPGMQLPLRFEERDESIYYTQEGEQGPFSHMETWIDLEDVPSGTRVTIRSSVSLAAPIPFGDRLAAWKRKGELKRALDALVEEFGDVE; encoded by the coding sequence ATGCGCGAGGTGACGGTCTCTCGAGTCCTCGATGCCTCACCGGTCGTGGTGGCCCGGTGGCTCGATCCGCCGACCATCGTCGAAGCCGAGGGAAGTTTCACCGTCGAGACGATCGACGAGCAAGGGAACGCGACGGTCGTCGTCGCCAGCGGTCCCGGCATGCAACTGCCGCTGCGGTTCGAGGAGCGCGACGAATCGATCTATTACACCCAGGAGGGCGAACAGGGACCGTTCTCCCACATGGAGACGTGGATCGACCTCGAGGACGTGCCCTCGGGCACGCGGGTCACGATTCGGTCGTCGGTCTCGCTCGCCGCACCGATTCCTTTCGGGGATCGATTGGCCGCCTGGAAACGGAAGGGCGAACTGAAACGAGCGCTCGACGCGCTCGTCGAGGAGTTCGGCGACGTCGAATAA
- a CDS encoding ArsA family ATPase yields MATFTFFGGKGGVGKTTVSSAYALECVEAGLETLVVSTDPAHSTADVFDQEFSDEPQPVEGYDGLSAMEIDPEQEVQDHLMDLRRQLNSQLSAAMVNEVDIQLEMAHQTPGAYEAALFDRFVEVMRNADPYDRVVFDTSPTGSTLRLLALPELLERWIDRLMDKRRRSIDLFEKAAIGNQEPRRVMEGDPILARLQGRKERFEFAGEVLREDASFYLVLNPDELSIRETARSLETLGEAELPVRGLVVNRLTPEPEPHEEGRGATYLRDRVETERERLEYIEREFDTPVVATIETRVAEVRGSILEDVAGELEISVGDDQPRTT; encoded by the coding sequence ATGGCAACGTTCACCTTCTTCGGCGGCAAGGGCGGCGTCGGCAAGACGACCGTCTCGAGTGCCTACGCACTCGAGTGCGTCGAGGCCGGACTCGAGACGCTCGTCGTCTCGACGGACCCGGCCCACAGCACGGCCGACGTCTTCGATCAGGAGTTCAGCGACGAGCCACAGCCCGTCGAGGGTTACGACGGGCTCTCGGCGATGGAGATCGATCCGGAACAGGAGGTCCAGGACCACCTGATGGACCTGCGCCGACAGTTGAACTCGCAACTGTCGGCGGCGATGGTCAACGAGGTCGACATCCAACTCGAGATGGCTCACCAGACGCCGGGGGCCTACGAGGCTGCCCTCTTCGACCGGTTCGTCGAGGTCATGCGGAACGCCGATCCCTACGACCGGGTGGTGTTCGACACCTCGCCGACCGGGTCGACGCTCCGCCTGCTCGCCCTGCCGGAGCTCCTCGAGCGCTGGATCGACCGGCTGATGGACAAACGCCGGCGCAGCATCGATCTCTTCGAGAAGGCCGCGATCGGCAATCAGGAGCCCCGGCGCGTGATGGAGGGCGACCCGATCCTCGCGCGCCTGCAGGGGCGCAAAGAACGCTTCGAGTTCGCCGGCGAGGTGCTGCGCGAGGACGCCTCCTTTTACCTCGTCCTCAATCCTGACGAGCTCTCGATCCGGGAAACCGCCCGGTCGCTCGAAACGCTCGGCGAGGCCGAGTTGCCCGTGCGCGGGCTCGTCGTCAACCGATTGACGCCCGAACCGGAGCCCCACGAGGAGGGCCGCGGTGCGACCTACCTCCGCGATCGGGTCGAGACCGAACGCGAGCGTCTGGAGTACATCGAACGGGAGTTCGACACGCCAGTGGTTGCGACCATCGAGACGCGCGTCGCGGAAGTTCGAGGGAGTATCCTCGAGGACGTCGCCGGCGAACTCGAGATTTCGGTCGGTGATGACCAACCGCGGACGACCTGA
- a CDS encoding universal stress protein has translation MYDHILVPTDGSNPATAAVEEGIELARQNDAAIHALYVVEPIPLGQFSAGPGPASSEWGDVVEEQRNEGDAATSDVADRASEYDLEVVEAIEHGKPHVQIIEYANEHDIDAIVMGTHGRSGANRLVLGSVTENVVRKSEVPVLTVRE, from the coding sequence TGTACGATCACATACTCGTGCCCACCGACGGGAGTAACCCGGCAACGGCCGCAGTCGAAGAGGGAATCGAACTTGCCCGGCAAAACGACGCCGCGATCCACGCGCTGTACGTAGTCGAACCGATTCCGCTCGGTCAATTCTCCGCCGGTCCCGGCCCGGCCTCCTCGGAGTGGGGCGATGTCGTAGAGGAACAGCGAAACGAAGGTGATGCGGCCACGTCCGACGTTGCCGACCGTGCGAGCGAGTACGACCTCGAGGTCGTCGAGGCGATCGAGCACGGCAAGCCACACGTCCAGATCATCGAGTACGCCAACGAACACGATATCGATGCGATCGTCATGGGCACCCACGGTCGTTCCGGGGCGAATCGACTCGTTCTCGGAAGCGTCACCGAAAACGTCGTGCGAAAGAGCGAGGTTCCAGTCCTTACCGTCCGAGAGTGA